A stretch of the Denticeps clupeoides chromosome 6, fDenClu1.1, whole genome shotgun sequence genome encodes the following:
- the rhbdd2 gene encoding rhomboid domain-containing protein 2 isoform X1: MRSAGEHGLRALRNFTAGFEVTAGSGLVVFTSVVLFVVAGCLGVPAPSLSVGSSLHVHQLFSYTFTHNTAGHLAVSAGVLLAFSGGLEKGVGTVRFLCLLLLFSFSTGLLFTCLQLLVVSPGSRGEVAGLIPAALSVLGTVTTGSRMKKAFILGVSVPTVIFPWVILLAVTLFVPGSVLLCNVIAVIVGVTHGKGLLSFFHMSESRASVLEKKMPFRLMRRVVCVCFVPASAEERRKVLHVQCNPAPGSYPVQAYGPALSAGSLQPTHSRACTHEGWPQSYMQQSHLSPMSSHGQYHPYGHSHNHYNQHGFSQGYPATSQPWMPVGSHVPPTSAVGTAGPPSGTLPHLSTLLSDLSLTVQSQEAPGAPGPGQ; encoded by the exons ATGCGCTCTGCGGGTGAACATGGCCTGCGGGCTCTGCGCAACTTCACGGCGGGGTTTGAGGTCACTGCCGGGTCAGGGCTGGTGGTGTTTACGTCAGTGGTCCTGTTCGTCGTCGCCGGCTGCCTCGGTGTTCCAGCTCCTTCGCTCAGCGTTGGCTCCAGCCTTCATG TTCATCAACTCTTCAGCTACACCTTCACCCACAACACTGCGGGCCACCTGGCTGTTAGTGCCGGGGTGCTGCTGGCCTTCAGCGGTGGTCTGGAGAAGGGCGTGGGCACCGTGCGCTTcctctgcctgctgctgctcttctccTTCAGCACGGGACTGCTGTTCACCTGCCTGCAGCTCCTGGTGGTCTCCCCGGGTTCCAGGGGTGAGGTGGCCGGCCTGATCCCGGCGGCTCTGTCCGTCCTGGGGACGGTCACCACTGGTTCACGAATGAAGAAGGCCTTCATACTCGGGGTCAGCGTTCCAACTGTCATCTTCCCGTGGGTCATTCTGCTCGCCGTCACTCTTTTTGTCCCTGGCTCAGTGCTGCTCTGCAATGTCATCGCTGTCATTGTCGGAGTGACTC ATGGGAAAGGATTACTTTCGTTTTTTCACATGTCTGAGTCCAGGGCATCAGTTCTTGAGAAGAAAATGCCATTCAGACTGATGAGGAGGGTGGTTTGTGTTTGCTTTGTACCTGCTTctgcagaggagaggaggaaagtTCTCCATGTTCA ATGCAACCCTGCTCCTGGCTCCTATCCTGTGCAGGCATATGGCCCTGCACTCTCAGCAGGTTCCCTACAACCAACTCATAGCAGAGCTTGCACACATGAGGGCTGGCCTCAGTCTTACATGCAGCAAAGCCATTTGTCTCCTATGAGCTCTCATGGACAATATCACCCTTATGGGCACAGTCATAATCACTATAATCAGCATGGCTTCAGTCAGGGATATCCAGCCACCTCGCAGCCATGGATGCCTGTTGGCTCGCACGTTCCCCCAACTTCTGCAGTTGGAACGGCTGGGCCGCCCTCTGGAACACTCCCCCACCTTTCAACATTACTGTCAGATCTCTCCCTCACTGTACAATCCCAGGAAGCTCCTGGAGCTCCTGGGCCAGGTCAGTGA
- the rhbdd2 gene encoding rhomboid domain-containing protein 2 isoform X2, with the protein MRSAGEHGLRALRNFTAGFEVTAGSGLVVFTSVVLFVVAGCLGVPAPSLSVGSSLHVHQLFSYTFTHNTAGHLAVSAGVLLAFSGGLEKGVGTVRFLCLLLLFSFSTGLLFTCLQLLVVSPGSRGEVAGLIPAALSVLGTVTTGSRMKKAFILGVSVPTVIFPASVLEKKMPFRLMRRVVCVCFVPASAEERRKVLHVQCNPAPGSYPVQAYGPALSAGSLQPTHSRACTHEGWPQSYMQQSHLSPMSSHGQYHPYGHSHNHYNQHGFSQGYPATSQPWMPVGSHVPPTSAVGTAGPPSGTLPHLSTLLSDLSLTVQSQEAPGAPGPGQ; encoded by the exons ATGCGCTCTGCGGGTGAACATGGCCTGCGGGCTCTGCGCAACTTCACGGCGGGGTTTGAGGTCACTGCCGGGTCAGGGCTGGTGGTGTTTACGTCAGTGGTCCTGTTCGTCGTCGCCGGCTGCCTCGGTGTTCCAGCTCCTTCGCTCAGCGTTGGCTCCAGCCTTCATG TTCATCAACTCTTCAGCTACACCTTCACCCACAACACTGCGGGCCACCTGGCTGTTAGTGCCGGGGTGCTGCTGGCCTTCAGCGGTGGTCTGGAGAAGGGCGTGGGCACCGTGCGCTTcctctgcctgctgctgctcttctccTTCAGCACGGGACTGCTGTTCACCTGCCTGCAGCTCCTGGTGGTCTCCCCGGGTTCCAGGGGTGAGGTGGCCGGCCTGATCCCGGCGGCTCTGTCCGTCCTGGGGACGGTCACCACTGGTTCACGAATGAAGAAGGCCTTCATACTCGGGGTCAGCGTTCCAACTGTCATCTTCCC GGCATCAGTTCTTGAGAAGAAAATGCCATTCAGACTGATGAGGAGGGTGGTTTGTGTTTGCTTTGTACCTGCTTctgcagaggagaggaggaaagtTCTCCATGTTCA ATGCAACCCTGCTCCTGGCTCCTATCCTGTGCAGGCATATGGCCCTGCACTCTCAGCAGGTTCCCTACAACCAACTCATAGCAGAGCTTGCACACATGAGGGCTGGCCTCAGTCTTACATGCAGCAAAGCCATTTGTCTCCTATGAGCTCTCATGGACAATATCACCCTTATGGGCACAGTCATAATCACTATAATCAGCATGGCTTCAGTCAGGGATATCCAGCCACCTCGCAGCCATGGATGCCTGTTGGCTCGCACGTTCCCCCAACTTCTGCAGTTGGAACGGCTGGGCCGCCCTCTGGAACACTCCCCCACCTTTCAACATTACTGTCAGATCTCTCCCTCACTGTACAATCCCAGGAAGCTCCTGGAGCTCCTGGGCCAGGTCAGTGA